Proteins from a genomic interval of Armatimonadota bacterium:
- a CDS encoding alcohol dehydrogenase catalytic domain-containing protein has product MVLVRFRQPLRLVQRRRPVPRGEQVLVRVLATGVCHSDVHIADGAFGGIRLPLVLGHEVAGEAPEMGPVLVYAAWGCGTCAWCRRGEEQLCPDAVEAGWGADGGYAEWMVVPSRRYLIPLGNLDPVRAAPLADAGLTPYRAVRRALPWLTEHDTALVIGIGGLGQFALQYLRVMARVRVVAVDRDPAKLRRAAELGADEARRPDEAASMPQARAVFDFVGTRRTLALAAAAVQPGGIIVQVGAGGGRITVGFDTLPPEVHATTSVWGSLEELRTVVDLARRGAVTWHVEPMPLAEANQALRRVRQGRVLGRLVLVP; this is encoded by the coding sequence ATGGTGCTTGTCCGCTTCCGCCAGCCTCTCCGGCTCGTGCAGCGGCGCCGGCCGGTCCCGCGGGGCGAGCAGGTCCTGGTCCGGGTGCTCGCCACCGGCGTGTGCCACAGCGACGTGCACATCGCCGATGGCGCCTTCGGCGGCATCCGGCTGCCCCTCGTCCTGGGGCACGAGGTGGCCGGAGAGGCCCCGGAGATGGGCCCTGTCCTGGTCTACGCCGCCTGGGGGTGCGGCACGTGCGCCTGGTGCCGGCGGGGCGAGGAGCAGCTGTGCCCCGACGCGGTCGAGGCGGGCTGGGGCGCCGACGGCGGTTACGCCGAGTGGATGGTGGTGCCGTCCCGACGGTACCTGATTCCGCTGGGCAACCTCGACCCGGTACGCGCCGCACCGCTGGCCGACGCCGGCCTCACCCCCTACCGCGCCGTACGGCGCGCCCTGCCCTGGCTCACCGAGCACGACACGGCCCTGGTGATCGGCATCGGCGGCCTCGGCCAGTTCGCCCTGCAGTACCTGAGGGTGATGGCGCGGGTGCGGGTCGTGGCCGTCGACCGCGACCCTGCCAAGCTCCGGCGGGCCGCGGAGCTGGGCGCCGACGAGGCGCGGCGGCCCGATGAGGCGGCCTCGATGCCGCAGGCGCGTGCGGTCTTCGACTTCGTCGGGACGCGCCGCACCCTGGCCCTGGCGGCCGCAGCGGTCCAGCCGGGCGGGATCATCGTCCAGGTGGGCGCAGGCGGCGGGCGCATCACCGTCGGCTTCGACACGCTCCCGCCCGAGGTCCACGCCACGACGTCGGTCTGGGGGTCCCTGGAGGAGCTGCGTACGGTCGTCGACCTGGCCCGGCGGGGGGCCGTGACCTGGCACGTAGAGCCGATGCCGCTGGCGGAGGCCAACCAGGCGCTCCGTCGCGTCCGTCAGGGCAGGGTGCTGGGCCGTCTCGTCCTGGTGCCGTGA
- a CDS encoding DinB family protein, translated as MLTVRGLLRVQLDETFAREGWHPPLATAVHGLTAAQAAWKPAPERHSIWQIVRHVIHWKRGVLRALEGDPPDYERMTAEDWAEVSGDQAAWEADVRALQELYEAFGRLLEALGEDGVQRAVQAYRQSSGPTPVARRLLNAFTHDAYHTGQIQYLRALQGIPLDRLMTAAWDGLGDRLAQVLDQAPALVHAYNGDGWSALHIAAHAGQAEAVAMLLDRGADLDARSRNAQANTALHAAIAGWRSDRRTAVVDLLLGRSADPNARDARGNTPLHLAAHEGDAAVAGRLLSAGADVHVRRADGATPVEVADARGHTAVADLLRARAAAD; from the coding sequence ATGCTCACGGTCCGCGGACTCCTGCGGGTGCAGCTCGACGAGACCTTCGCCCGCGAGGGCTGGCACCCGCCGCTTGCCACCGCCGTGCACGGCCTCACCGCGGCCCAGGCCGCCTGGAAGCCGGCGCCGGAGCGTCACTCCATCTGGCAGATCGTGCGCCACGTCATCCACTGGAAGCGCGGCGTGCTGCGGGCGCTGGAGGGGGACCCGCCCGACTACGAGCGGATGACGGCCGAGGACTGGGCGGAGGTCTCAGGCGACCAGGCAGCCTGGGAGGCGGACGTGCGCGCCCTCCAGGAGCTCTACGAGGCGTTCGGCCGGCTCCTGGAGGCACTGGGGGAGGACGGGGTGCAGCGGGCCGTCCAGGCCTACCGCCAGTCTTCAGGCCCCACCCCGGTGGCCCGCCGCTTGCTGAACGCGTTCACCCACGATGCCTACCACACCGGGCAGATCCAGTACCTGCGAGCCCTCCAGGGCATCCCGCTCGACCGGCTGATGACCGCGGCCTGGGACGGCCTCGGCGACCGTCTGGCGCAGGTCCTCGACCAGGCCCCCGCTCTCGTCCACGCCTACAACGGCGACGGGTGGAGCGCTCTGCACATCGCGGCGCACGCCGGACAGGCCGAGGCGGTGGCGATGCTGCTGGACCGCGGAGCGGACCTGGACGCCCGCTCGCGGAACGCCCAGGCCAACACGGCCCTCCATGCGGCGATCGCCGGGTGGCGGAGCGACCGCCGGACCGCCGTGGTCGACCTCCTGCTCGGGCGCAGCGCCGACCCGAACGCCCGAGATGCCCGGGGCAACACGCCCCTGCACCTGGCGGCGCACGAGGGTGACGCGGCGGTGGCCGGTCGGCTCCTGTCCGCCGGCGCGGATGTGCACGTGCGGCGCGCCGATGGCGCCACCCCCGTGGAGGTCGCGGACGCCCGGGGACACACGGCGGTCGCCGACCTGCTGCGCGCCCGCGCCGCAGCCGACTAG